The Meiothermus sp. CFH 77666 DNA window GTGAAGATTTCCTGCCCCGAAAGAATTCCGGCCACCAGCCGGATGAGGGTTCCGGCGTTGCCGCAGTCCAGTACGTCGGCGGGCTCGTGGAGCTTGAGACCCACCCCTTTGATGCGAAAATGCTCGCCCTGCTCGCTAATCTCGGCCCCCAACTGCCGCATGACCTGGGCTGTGGAGAGGGTGTCGCCGGCCTTGAGGGGGTAGTAGAGGGTGCTTTCGCCCTGGGCCAGGGCGCCCAGCATCAGCCCCCGGTGGGTGACCGATTTATCGCCGGGAACGCGCAGGGTACCCTTGAGGGATGCGGTAGGGGAGATGAGTCGTTCCATAAGTCCAACCGGGATTATAGCCTGTGGGGGGTCTGTGCTTACGCTTCGCAATTTGCGACTTACCCACAAGAACTCAGAAACATCAAATTCCCAGCGCGGTTAGCCGTTATAGTTTAGGTGCTATGGATGCTGCACTCAACGGCCCCGAGCCGCGCTATTGGGAGAAGATTCGCACCGTTGCAGACACGCTGCGCGAGCTCGAGGGCCCCATCATCATCGTCTCGCACGTGGATCCTGATGGCGATGCCATTGGGTCTTCACTGGGGCTGGCTCGAGCCCTCAAGGCTTTAGACAAGAAAGTGACCTGGATTGCCGACCCACCGCGTTACCTGCGTTTTCTGGTGAAGGAAGACGAATACAGCGAGCCCATTACCCATGTGCCGGAAGGCGCCACCCTGGTGGTGCTGGACTCCGCCGAACCGAGCCGGGTGGCCGGTGCGCCGGTGGAAGGGTTTGTCATCAACATTGACCACCACGGCACCAATCCCCGTTTCGGCTACCTTTCGGTAGTAGACCCTTCCAAGGCCGCCACGGCCCAGATGGTCAAGGATTTGATAGACGCGCTGGGGGTGACCTGGAACCCCGAGATCGCCACGCCGGTGCTGACCGGCCTCATTACCGATACCGGCAACTTTCGCTTTGCCAACACCACCCCCGAGGTACTCCACACCGCTGCCGAGTTGGTGGGGCATGGGGTGCATTTGGCCGAGCTGACCGACCGCTTGCAGTGGCGACCGGTTAGCTACTTTAAGGCCCTGGGGGCGGTACTCTCCACGGTGGGGTTTCACTATAACGGCCTGCTCGTCACGGCCCACATGCCCTCCGAGGTTACGGTAGAGGACTCCGACGACTTTGTGGGCATGATTCGCTATGCCGAAGGCAGCCAGATTGCAGTCTTCTTGCGCGAGCGCGAGGAGGGTATCAAGCTCAGCATCCGCAGCCGCGGCGGCGTTTCGGCCCAGGCGGTGGCGGTAAAGCTGGGAGGGGGCGGCCACGTGCCTGCGGCGGGGGCTACCCTGCGCGGGGTAACCTTGGACGAGGCCTACCGGCAGGTGCTGGCTGCTGTGGAGGCAGAACTCAAGCGGGTGGGGTACATCTGAAGTTGCGTGCTTGACCCCAAAATTGGTTTTCGTTGGCCGCAAAGCAATCCGGGGAGACTGGGGCAGTGCTGCCCTGGTGAGTTATATCAAAACCCGGATCGTCATCTTTGAGAATCGTTCCAAAGCCCCCTCATCCGACGACACCCCAGACCTAGCCATTGACCTCACTGACGTCATTCCTGCATGCCGCTGACGGGGTGTCGCCACTTTCTCCCGTCCAGGGGAGAAGGCAAGAGGTTCAGATGGATTTGGTAAAGAGGCCTCTATTTTGCCTTCACCTCTTGGTGGAAACGCTGACAGACTGCAAAAAACGGCGACTGCACGGTCAAGGAGCAAGGCGCTCCGGGCAGCCTTGACGCTGCTACTTTTAGCCCATAGCATTGCAGAGAACCTTGCCCGTTGGGGCGAGTGGTTCTTCTATCAAGAGCAGTGGAGGGAACGGCCCGACGAAGCTGCGGCAACCTGCGGGTGGCCTCGCCCATTACCGAGAAATACCCGCGCCTGGTGCCAAATCCGCCCCGGTGGTCGCTAGGCACAGCAAAGACCCCAGGGGAAAGATGGAAGAAGGGATGATGTGCCCTTCTTCAAGTAGCACTGAAGGAGGGTTTATGGATTTTGCCAGTTTAGCTGTTTTGAGTGGGCTTCCCGAACATGATCCCTACCACCCGGTGGGGGTGCCGATTTATGCCACCGCTGCCTATGGGTTTACGGATCTGGAAGATGGAGCCTATAAATTTGCCACCAACCAGGGCTACACCTACACCCGCATCCAGAACCCCACAGTAGCGGCCCTCGAGGCCCGTCTGGCTGCGCTGGAAAGCGCCGTCGGAGCGGTGTGTCTGGCCTCGGGGCAAGCTGCCAGCTTTGCTACCCTGCTGGCCCTGGTGCGCTCGGGCGATGAAATTGTGGCCAGCCCCGGTTTGTTCGGGGGCACGGTGGGGCTTTTGAACCAGGTGTTTGGGCTGATGGGTATTCGAGTGCATTTTGTGGAGCCCGAGGTGGAGGCGGTACAGGCGGTTTTGAATGAACAAACCAGGGCCGTGTTTGTGGAAGTGCTGGGGAACCCATCGCTGCAACTTCCAGACCTAGAGGGGCTTGCCCGGCTTTGCGAAGAGCGCCGGGTAGCCCTGGTGGTGGACAACACCTTTGGCGCGGTGGGGGCCCTGGCCCGCCCGCTCGAGCACGGGGCGCACGTGGTGGTGCACAGCCTGACCAAGTGGGCCAGCGGGCACGGCTCGATTCTGGGGGGAGCGGTGCTGTCGCGGGAAACCCCGCTCTGGCAGCACTACCCACAGTTCACCAACCCCGATGCCCAGGGCAAAATTCCCTGGGAGCAGTTCGGGGCGCGATGTTTTCTGGAGCGGGTGCGCCAACTGGGGCTATCGCTGGGCGGTATGGTACTTTCGCCGTTTAATGCCTACCTGCTGTTCCAGGGTTTGGAGACCCTCGAGCTGCGCATCGAGCGGGCTTGTCAAAACGCCCTGACCCTTGCCCGGTGGCTCGAGTCCCAGCCCCAGGTGGCCTGGGTGCGCTATCCGGGCCTCCCCTCCGACCCTGCCTACCCCAGGGCGGCCCAGTATCTGCGGGGTGGGTTTGGTAGCATCCTGACCTTTGGAATTCGGGGGGGGATAGAAGGAACCAGCCGTTTTCTGGCCCATCTGCGAATCATCCAGGCCCCCAACGTGGGCGATGCCCGTACCCTGGCGGTGCACCCCTGGACAACCACCCATTCCCGAATTGCCGAGCCTGCCCGTCTGGCAGCGGGGGTCAGGCCGGAGATGATCCGCCTATCGGTGGGGTTGGAAAGCCCGCACGACATCCAGCAAATGCTTGCCGAGGGCTTGCAAGCAGTGGAATGGGTAAGCCATGAAGATTAGCACCCTGCTGCAAAGCGCCAAACCCGTCATCTCCTTTGAGTTTTTTCCACCCAAAACGCCGCAGGGGGAGGTTGCGCTCTTTCGCACCCTGCACGAGTTGAAGCCCCTCAAACCTGCGTTTGTGTCCATCACCTATGGCGCTGGGGGCAGCGAGCGAAGCAAGACCGCTCAGTGGGCGGCCCGCATCCAGAACGAGGTGGGCTTGCTGGCCATGGCCCACCTGACCTGTGTGGGCAGTACCCGCGAAGAGTTGCTTTCGGTGCTGCACCAGTACGCCCAGGTGGGGGTGAAGAACATCATGGCCTTGCGGGGCGACCCACCCAAAGGTGTGCGGGAATTCCAGCCGGTGGCCGGGGGGTTTCGCTATGCCTCCGAGCTGGTTGAGCTGATTCGTTCTGAGTTCGGCGCTACCTTTGCCGTGGCGGGAGGAGGCTACCCCGAAGGACACCCGGAGGCGGTGAGCCTCGAGGCCGACCTGCAAAACCTGAAGCGCAAAGTGGATGCCGGGCTGGACTTCGTGGTGACCCAGCTCTTTTTCAACAATGCCCTGTACTTTGGTTTTGTCGAACGCGCGCGCCGGGTTGGTATCGAGGTGCCGATTGTGCCGGGCCTGATGCCCATAACCGACCTGGCCCAGATTCGCCGCTTTATGGACATGTGTGGGGCCAGTATTCCGGGGCCGCTGCTCTCCCGATTGGAGAAAGCCCAGACCCCCGAGGAGGTGCTGGAAATTGGCGTCGAACACACCACCCGCCAGGCCCAGGAACTGCTGGAAGCGGGGGTTCCGGGGATTCACCTCTACACCCTCAACAAATCGCCCGCCACCCGGAGGGTGATGCAGAATCTGCAAACGGTTTTGCGATGATCTTTTCCCAGGGCACATTTCGGGGCAAAATGGAGGGGAATGCAAACCACGGTAGCAGCCCCTGCCCAAAGCCTGACCCGCCAGGGTGCTGGTTCCCAGGTGCTCATGCGCGGTTTGCTTTTCACGCCCTCCATACCGCGTTATGTGGCCGCCAAGCTGCTGGGCAAACGCTATCCCCCCAGGGCGCTGTCCCTTCAACTGGCCATCCTGCCCGAGCCTGAACGTCCTCCGGGCTTTGAGCGCTTGAAGGTGCGGCTGGCGGGCATCTGTGGGAGCGACCTGGCCCTGCTCTACGGCAAACAAGCGCCCACCCTCTCGGGGATGTTCTCTTTTCCAGCCGTGCTGGGACACGAAATTCTGGCCGAGCTGGGGGGGGTGCGGGTGGCGGTCAATCCGGTGCTCTCGTGCCTCGAGCGCGGCCTGCCCGACTGTCCGGCCTGTACTAGAGGCGACGATCACCTGTGCGCTAGCGTGGCCGAAGGCAATTTTGCGCCCGGCATGATTGGCTTTTGCCGTAGCCTGGGGGGTGGCTGGGC harbors:
- a CDS encoding bifunctional oligoribonuclease/PAP phosphatase NrnA — its product is MDAALNGPEPRYWEKIRTVADTLRELEGPIIIVSHVDPDGDAIGSSLGLARALKALDKKVTWIADPPRYLRFLVKEDEYSEPITHVPEGATLVVLDSAEPSRVAGAPVEGFVINIDHHGTNPRFGYLSVVDPSKAATAQMVKDLIDALGVTWNPEIATPVLTGLITDTGNFRFANTTPEVLHTAAELVGHGVHLAELTDRLQWRPVSYFKALGAVLSTVGFHYNGLLVTAHMPSEVTVEDSDDFVGMIRYAEGSQIAVFLREREEGIKLSIRSRGGVSAQAVAVKLGGGGHVPAAGATLRGVTLDEAYRQVLAAVEAELKRVGYI
- a CDS encoding aminotransferase class I/II-fold pyridoxal phosphate-dependent enzyme, which encodes MDFASLAVLSGLPEHDPYHPVGVPIYATAAYGFTDLEDGAYKFATNQGYTYTRIQNPTVAALEARLAALESAVGAVCLASGQAASFATLLALVRSGDEIVASPGLFGGTVGLLNQVFGLMGIRVHFVEPEVEAVQAVLNEQTRAVFVEVLGNPSLQLPDLEGLARLCEERRVALVVDNTFGAVGALARPLEHGAHVVVHSLTKWASGHGSILGGAVLSRETPLWQHYPQFTNPDAQGKIPWEQFGARCFLERVRQLGLSLGGMVLSPFNAYLLFQGLETLELRIERACQNALTLARWLESQPQVAWVRYPGLPSDPAYPRAAQYLRGGFGSILTFGIRGGIEGTSRFLAHLRIIQAPNVGDARTLAVHPWTTTHSRIAEPARLAAGVRPEMIRLSVGLESPHDIQQMLAEGLQAVEWVSHED
- the metF gene encoding methylenetetrahydrofolate reductase [NAD(P)H] codes for the protein MKISTLLQSAKPVISFEFFPPKTPQGEVALFRTLHELKPLKPAFVSITYGAGGSERSKTAQWAARIQNEVGLLAMAHLTCVGSTREELLSVLHQYAQVGVKNIMALRGDPPKGVREFQPVAGGFRYASELVELIRSEFGATFAVAGGGYPEGHPEAVSLEADLQNLKRKVDAGLDFVVTQLFFNNALYFGFVERARRVGIEVPIVPGLMPITDLAQIRRFMDMCGASIPGPLLSRLEKAQTPEEVLEIGVEHTTRQAQELLEAGVPGIHLYTLNKSPATRRVMQNLQTVLR